A part of Pseudoalteromonas arctica A 37-1-2 genomic DNA contains:
- a CDS encoding cytochrome c oxidase assembly protein has translation MTHAPLLKRLVLICIGMFAFAFALVPLYDVFCDVTGLNGKPSLEQAEQSTQIVQNREVGVSFTTHAQSGAPFEVKSKEYSVEVKPGAMREVMFSAKNNSNLDKVMQAVPSVSPGKAAKYLHKIACFCFDQQPLKAGEELEFKLLFYVDTALPSDIEELTLSYTVFDISEQLVASNN, from the coding sequence ATGACACACGCACCGCTACTCAAACGTTTGGTACTTATTTGCATAGGCATGTTTGCCTTTGCCTTTGCTTTAGTACCTTTGTATGACGTGTTTTGTGATGTAACAGGGCTTAATGGGAAGCCTTCGCTTGAGCAAGCAGAGCAAAGCACACAAATAGTACAAAACCGAGAAGTCGGCGTTAGCTTTACTACTCACGCACAAAGTGGTGCACCGTTTGAAGTCAAATCAAAAGAATACAGTGTAGAGGTCAAACCCGGTGCAATGCGTGAAGTAATGTTTAGTGCTAAAAATAACAGCAACCTAGATAAAGTAATGCAGGCTGTACCATCAGTCTCGCCAGGTAAAGCGGCAAAGTATTTACATAAAATAGCCTGTTTTTGCTTTGATCAGCAACCTCTAAAAGCAGGGGAAGAACTTGAATTTAAATTACTTTTTTATGTTGATACCGCACTGCCAAGCGATATTGAAGAATTAACTTTATCTTATACCGTATTTGATATTAGTGAACAGCTGGTGGCAAGTAACAACTAG
- the lexA gene encoding transcriptional repressor LexA — MRPLTNRQAQILELIKVFIKDTGMPPTRAEIAQTLGFKSANAAEEHLKALAKKGAIKMKPGASRGIQLIEEEEPEQLGLPLIGRVAAGSPILAQEHVESHCKIDPLMFKPAADFLLRVNGMSMKDIGIMDGDLLAVHRTQTAENGQVVVARLDEDVTVKRLEKAGRKVLLHAENDDFESIEVDLENESFNIEGLAVGVIRNADWM, encoded by the coding sequence ATGCGACCATTAACGAACCGCCAAGCTCAAATACTCGAACTAATTAAAGTTTTTATTAAAGACACTGGTATGCCTCCTACACGTGCTGAAATAGCGCAAACATTAGGTTTTAAAAGTGCCAATGCTGCTGAAGAACATTTAAAAGCACTTGCTAAAAAAGGCGCAATTAAAATGAAACCAGGTGCAAGCCGTGGTATTCAGTTAATTGAAGAAGAAGAGCCAGAACAATTAGGTTTACCGCTTATAGGGCGTGTTGCTGCTGGTTCACCTATTTTGGCGCAAGAGCACGTTGAAAGTCACTGCAAAATCGATCCATTAATGTTTAAACCGGCTGCAGATTTTTTACTACGCGTTAACGGTATGAGCATGAAAGATATTGGTATTATGGATGGTGATTTACTTGCTGTACATCGTACTCAAACCGCTGAAAACGGGCAAGTTGTTGTTGCCCGCCTAGACGAAGACGTAACTGTAAAACGTCTTGAGAAAGCGGGTCGTAAAGTATTACTTCATGCTGAAAACGACGATTTTGAATCTATTGAAGTAGATCTTGAGAATGAGTCTTTTAATATTGAAGGCTTAGCCGTTGGCGTTATAAGAAACGCTGATTGGATGTGA
- the ctaD gene encoding cytochrome c oxidase subunit I, whose product MSSIVEQPNANEAHHAHHPAKGFKRWLYTTNHKDIGSLYLIFSLTMFLIGGGMAMVIRAELFQPGLQLVDPHFFNQMTTVHGLIMVFGAVMPAFTGLANWMIPLMIGAPDMALPRMNNWSFWILPFAFLILLASLFMPGGGPAFGWTFYAPLSTTYSNDNTALFVFAVHIMGISSIMGAINVIVTIVNLRAPGMTWMKLPLFVWTWLITAFLLIAVMPVLAGAVTMVLTDKYFATSFFDAAGGGDPVMFQHIFWFFGHPEVYIMILPAFGIISTIVPTFSRKKLFGYASMVYATSSIALLSFIVWAHHMFTTGMPVAGELFFMYATMLISVPTGVKVFNWVATMWKGSITFEVPMLFSIAFIVLFTLGGFSGLMLAITPADFQYHDTYFVVAHFHYVLVTGAVFSIMAGAYYWLPKWTGNMFNITLAKWHFWLSLVSVNVLFFPMHFVGLAGMPRRIPDYALQFADFNAIISIGGFAFGLSQLLFVAVVIKCARGGDKVPAKVWEGAEGLEWEVDSPAPYHTFSTPPVIK is encoded by the coding sequence ATGAGTAGCATAGTAGAACAACCTAACGCCAATGAAGCTCATCATGCTCATCACCCAGCTAAGGGTTTTAAACGCTGGCTTTACACAACTAATCATAAAGATATAGGTAGTTTATATTTAATTTTTTCGCTGACCATGTTCTTAATTGGTGGTGGAATGGCCATGGTGATCAGAGCTGAATTATTTCAACCAGGTTTACAGTTGGTCGATCCTCACTTTTTTAATCAAATGACCACAGTGCATGGTTTAATTATGGTGTTTGGTGCGGTTATGCCGGCCTTTACAGGCCTTGCTAACTGGATGATACCACTCATGATTGGCGCGCCAGATATGGCATTGCCAAGAATGAATAACTGGAGCTTTTGGATTTTACCGTTTGCGTTTTTAATCCTATTGGCATCGTTATTTATGCCTGGTGGGGGTCCTGCATTTGGTTGGACTTTTTATGCACCACTGTCTACAACATACAGTAATGATAATACTGCATTGTTTGTATTTGCCGTACATATTATGGGGATTAGTTCAATAATGGGCGCAATCAATGTGATTGTAACCATAGTGAACTTACGTGCCCCAGGCATGACATGGATGAAGTTGCCCTTATTTGTATGGACGTGGTTAATTACTGCCTTTTTATTAATAGCGGTAATGCCAGTGCTTGCAGGGGCTGTCACTATGGTACTTACCGATAAGTATTTTGCGACCAGCTTTTTTGATGCCGCAGGCGGTGGCGACCCGGTGATGTTCCAACACATTTTTTGGTTTTTTGGTCATCCCGAAGTATACATAATGATTCTTCCTGCCTTTGGCATTATATCTACAATAGTACCTACCTTTTCTCGTAAAAAACTTTTTGGCTATGCCTCAATGGTATACGCCACATCCTCCATAGCACTATTGAGCTTTATTGTATGGGCTCATCATATGTTTACCACTGGGATGCCGGTCGCTGGCGAGTTGTTTTTTATGTACGCGACCATGCTTATATCGGTACCTACAGGAGTAAAAGTATTTAATTGGGTTGCCACAATGTGGAAAGGCTCAATAACTTTTGAAGTGCCAATGCTTTTTAGTATTGCGTTTATTGTGCTGTTTACCTTAGGTGGCTTTTCGGGGTTGATGCTGGCAATTACACCTGCTGACTTTCAGTACCACGATACTTATTTTGTAGTGGCGCATTTTCATTATGTATTAGTAACAGGGGCTGTATTTTCGATAATGGCGGGGGCCTATTACTGGCTGCCCAAGTGGACGGGCAATATGTTTAATATCACGCTAGCTAAATGGCATTTTTGGCTATCGCTGGTGAGTGTGAACGTATTGTTTTTTCCTATGCATTTTGTAGGGCTTGCCGGTATGCCGCGTCGAATTCCCGATTATGCACTTCAATTTGCCGACTTTAACGCAATCATAAGTATTGGTGGATTTGCCTTTGGTTTATCGCAATTGTTGTTTGTAGCTGTGGTAATTAAATGCGCGCGTGGCGGTGATAAGGTGCCTGCAAAAGTATGGGAAGGGGCAGAAGGGCTTGAGTGGGAAGTTGACTCTCCAGCGCCATATCATACTTTTTCTACGCCGCCGGTAATTAAGTAA
- the coxB gene encoding cytochrome c oxidase subunit II, which translates to MGKLTSTLWLILCVFSHPVLANSQYNMRKGVTDISNNVYQLHMTIFIICCVIGVIVFAIMFWALIHHRKSKGAVPAQFHESTKVEILWTAIPFVILIAMAVPATKTLIAMEDASKADLTIKITGSQWKWHYEYMGEDVEFYSILSTPQDEIANLADKNPNYLLEVDKPLVLPINQKVRFLMTSDDVIHSWWVPDFAVKKDANPGFINETWTNINEEGTYRGQCAELCGKDHGFMPVVVVAKSEADFKTWLADAKQAKQKAALADAALLDQTLPKEELMTLGEQVYMASCAACHQPTGMGLPGVFPALKGSPIVLGDIKDHIDVVIHGRPGTAMQAFAKQLSIKQLAAVITYKRNAWGNDTGDVIQPSQIQAALDAKVEAN; encoded by the coding sequence ATGGGTAAACTGACCTCTACCTTGTGGCTTATATTATGTGTTTTTTCGCACCCAGTTTTGGCTAACAGCCAATACAATATGCGCAAAGGCGTAACCGATATAAGCAATAATGTATATCAGCTGCACATGACCATATTTATAATATGTTGTGTGATTGGGGTGATAGTGTTCGCAATTATGTTTTGGGCACTTATTCATCACCGTAAATCTAAAGGGGCTGTACCTGCCCAATTTCACGAAAGCACTAAAGTAGAAATACTTTGGACTGCAATTCCGTTTGTTATTTTAATTGCTATGGCAGTACCAGCCACTAAAACCCTAATTGCAATGGAAGATGCCAGCAAAGCTGATCTCACTATTAAAATTACAGGCTCGCAATGGAAATGGCATTATGAATATATGGGTGAAGATGTAGAGTTCTACTCTATTTTATCTACCCCGCAAGATGAAATAGCGAATCTTGCAGATAAAAATCCTAACTACTTACTTGAGGTTGATAAACCTCTCGTACTGCCAATAAATCAAAAAGTACGATTTTTAATGACTTCTGATGATGTTATTCACTCTTGGTGGGTACCTGATTTTGCAGTTAAAAAAGATGCGAATCCCGGCTTTATAAACGAAACATGGACGAACATAAACGAAGAAGGTACTTACCGAGGCCAATGTGCTGAGTTGTGTGGTAAAGATCATGGCTTTATGCCCGTTGTGGTGGTCGCTAAATCTGAGGCTGATTTTAAAACATGGCTTGCAGATGCAAAGCAGGCTAAACAAAAAGCAGCATTAGCAGATGCTGCACTGCTTGATCAAACGCTTCCCAAAGAAGAGTTAATGACTTTAGGTGAGCAAGTTTATATGGCTAGCTGCGCGGCGTGCCATCAACCTACAGGTATGGGATTACCAGGTGTTTTTCCTGCGCTAAAAGGCAGCCCTATAGTGCTTGGCGATATAAAAGATCACATTGATGTAGTTATCCATGGGCGACCCGGTACGGCAATGCAAGCTTTTGCCAAGCAGTTATCTATAAAGCAATTAGCTGCGGTTATTACTTATAAGCGTAATGCGTGGGGTAATGATACGGGTGATGTTATTCAACCGAGTCAAATACAGGCAGCACTTGATGCCAAAGTGGAGGCGAACTAA
- a CDS encoding DnaJ C-terminal domain-containing protein: protein MKFVDYYAVLGISPDADDKAVKVAYKKLARKYHPDVSKEPQAEDKFKEIAEAYEVIHNKEERTKYDELRRHQQNRARQQQGNYGGNNASSQSNYQQSDPQTDQEFSDFVNSMFGGAGGFNRSGQGRSNAARAQKGQDVEIEFPIFLEETLVDTVKPVEFILPQRDSSGRVSEIKKSLKVKIPAGSVNGERIRLKGQGGLGSANGQNGDLYLQISLVPHPLFDVEGHNLNIVVPLAPWEAALGTKINLPTLAGKIQLTIPSNSQSGQRLRIKGKGLMSKKAKGDLFAVLKIVNPTSVDDTSKKLWEELAEKAHFDPRNNWSKP, encoded by the coding sequence ATGAAATTTGTTGATTATTATGCAGTGCTTGGAATATCGCCTGATGCAGACGATAAAGCGGTTAAAGTAGCTTATAAAAAGTTAGCCAGAAAATATCACCCAGATGTAAGCAAAGAGCCTCAAGCAGAAGATAAGTTTAAAGAAATAGCAGAAGCTTACGAAGTCATTCATAACAAAGAAGAACGCACTAAATACGACGAGTTACGTCGTCATCAACAAAATCGTGCTCGTCAACAGCAAGGTAATTATGGTGGTAACAATGCCTCATCGCAAAGTAATTATCAGCAAAGCGATCCTCAAACCGATCAAGAGTTTTCTGATTTTGTTAATTCAATGTTTGGCGGCGCCGGTGGATTCAATCGTTCCGGGCAGGGCAGAAGTAACGCCGCTCGCGCGCAAAAAGGACAAGATGTGGAAATAGAGTTCCCGATTTTTCTTGAAGAGACTTTAGTTGATACCGTTAAGCCTGTTGAGTTTATATTACCGCAGCGAGATAGTAGTGGTCGTGTCTCTGAAATTAAAAAATCACTTAAAGTGAAAATTCCCGCAGGTTCAGTAAATGGCGAACGAATTCGACTAAAAGGGCAAGGCGGATTAGGGTCAGCGAACGGGCAAAATGGCGATTTGTACTTACAAATTAGTTTAGTGCCCCACCCATTATTTGATGTTGAAGGTCATAACCTAAATATAGTCGTCCCTCTTGCACCATGGGAAGCGGCTCTTGGTACAAAAATAAATTTACCTACGTTGGCAGGCAAAATCCAATTAACTATTCCATCTAATAGTCAGTCTGGCCAACGCTTGCGTATTAAAGGCAAGGGATTAATGAGTAAAAAAGCCAAAGGTGATTTATTTGCTGTGCTTAAAATTGTTAATCCAACATCTGTTGATGATACCAGTAAAAAACTTTGGGAAGAATTAGCCGAAAAAGCTCACTTTGATCCCCGTAATAACTGGAGCAAGCCATAA
- a CDS encoding PaaI family thioesterase encodes MSIWYQPITLELCKQLEQGIDGQGTLMKTMGIEVTEIGDDYLVATMPAIPEHHNPMGMVHGGANVVLAETVASYAANFVVDFTKFYCVGQEISASHLKASRNGTLTATARAFHIGKRSSVWEIKITNSRNELCCVSKMTAAVVERR; translated from the coding sequence ATGAGTATTTGGTACCAGCCCATCACTTTAGAGCTGTGCAAGCAGTTAGAACAAGGCATTGATGGCCAAGGAACATTAATGAAAACCATGGGAATAGAAGTCACTGAAATTGGTGATGATTACTTAGTAGCCACTATGCCGGCAATTCCTGAGCATCATAACCCAATGGGAATGGTTCACGGCGGTGCTAACGTTGTACTTGCCGAAACAGTTGCCAGCTATGCAGCTAACTTTGTTGTCGATTTTACAAAATTTTACTGCGTGGGGCAGGAAATTAGCGCAAGTCATTTAAAAGCATCTCGCAACGGCACTTTAACAGCAACGGCAAGAGCGTTTCATATTGGCAAACGTAGTTCAGTGTGGGAAATAAAAATTACAAATAGCCGCAATGAGCTGTGCTGCGTATCAAAAATGACCGCAGCAGTCGTAGAGCGAAGGTAG
- a CDS encoding S41 family peptidase → MFKNNKTSLAIFAALSGFALTGCGGGGGIDSAPVVTTPIVTTPVSSSPTWTAAVFEPSNDLKNFCETPRTGNDPFNNNNPYPDQAGSALYEKLWLRSWSDETYLWYDEIADNDPESFATVTDYFAQLKTEQLTDSGAKKDNFHFSEPTEDYFQEAQSGVTSGYGINWAFIGDTADRILRVAYLEDDSPASQIGFQRGDTVLSVDGVSINTNTESGVDTLNEGLFSPTNGDSHTIVVRSNDGAEKTFNVTAGNIEQTPVQNVKTITTANGSSVGYMQFNSHISIAQEGLIDAVNKFKTDGIDELVIDFRYNGGGLLALSAQLAYMVAGNANVNNRFYYQTQQNDKQPVDSPFPFIDEEIDYSTFFSTGENLPDLNLSKVYVLSTSGTCSASEAFINGLKGIDAEVILIGDTTCGKPYGFTPTHNCATTYYTIQFSGVNSKGFGEYAAGFTPTPTPQFDADVQGCEIEDDFDHQLGDSDEAVLATALFHVENGSCPVRTAAAKAEPANFSSSRESLIPLNMPVQFTQRNMDLTWPTLGEER, encoded by the coding sequence ATGTTTAAAAATAATAAAACCTCGCTTGCCATTTTTGCAGCACTTTCGGGCTTTGCTTTAACGGGTTGTGGCGGCGGAGGCGGTATCGACTCTGCTCCTGTAGTTACCACGCCTATAGTTACAACACCTGTTAGTAGCAGCCCAACATGGACAGCGGCGGTATTTGAGCCCTCTAACGATTTAAAAAACTTTTGCGAAACCCCTCGTACGGGTAACGATCCCTTTAATAACAACAACCCCTACCCAGATCAAGCGGGTTCTGCCCTTTATGAAAAGCTTTGGCTTCGCTCTTGGAGCGACGAAACATACCTTTGGTATGATGAGATTGCCGATAACGACCCTGAAAGCTTCGCCACAGTAACCGATTATTTTGCCCAATTAAAAACAGAGCAGCTTACCGACTCAGGTGCAAAAAAAGATAACTTTCATTTTTCAGAACCTACTGAAGATTACTTTCAAGAAGCGCAATCGGGCGTTACTTCTGGTTACGGTATAAATTGGGCGTTTATTGGCGATACAGCCGATCGTATTTTACGCGTTGCTTATCTTGAAGATGATTCGCCTGCAAGCCAAATAGGCTTTCAACGTGGTGATACCGTACTTTCAGTTGACGGTGTTAGCATTAATACCAATACAGAGTCGGGTGTAGATACGCTTAACGAAGGTTTATTTAGTCCTACTAACGGCGACTCACATACTATTGTTGTACGCAGTAACGATGGCGCCGAAAAAACATTTAATGTAACCGCTGGTAATATTGAACAAACACCTGTTCAAAATGTTAAAACGATTACAACCGCAAATGGTTCAAGCGTGGGTTACATGCAATTTAATAGCCATATAAGCATTGCCCAAGAAGGGCTTATTGATGCGGTAAATAAGTTTAAAACCGATGGTATTGATGAGCTTGTAATCGACTTTAGATATAACGGTGGTGGTTTATTAGCACTGTCGGCACAATTAGCTTATATGGTTGCCGGTAATGCCAACGTTAACAACCGCTTTTATTATCAAACTCAACAAAACGATAAACAACCCGTTGATTCGCCCTTCCCATTTATTGATGAAGAAATAGATTACTCTACTTTTTTTAGCACAGGTGAAAACCTACCTGATTTAAACCTATCAAAGGTTTATGTATTAAGCACATCAGGCACCTGTTCGGCATCAGAAGCTTTTATTAATGGTTTAAAAGGTATAGACGCAGAAGTTATTTTAATTGGCGACACAACCTGCGGTAAGCCCTATGGCTTTACCCCAACTCATAACTGCGCAACAACCTATTACACTATTCAGTTTAGTGGCGTAAATAGCAAAGGATTTGGCGAATACGCTGCGGGTTTTACACCAACCCCTACTCCACAATTTGATGCTGATGTTCAAGGTTGTGAAATTGAGGACGACTTTGATCATCAGTTAGGCGACAGTGACGAGGCCGTTTTAGCCACCGCATTATTTCATGTTGAAAATGGCAGTTGTCCAGTTAGAACGGCTGCTGCAAAAGCAGAGCCAGCTAATTTTTCAAGCTCTCGTGAATCTCTCATTCCTTTAAATATGCCGGTACAATTTACCCAGCGTAATATGGACTTAACTTGGCCAACGCTGGGTGAGGAAAGGTAA
- the hmpA gene encoding NO-inducible flavohemoprotein, with protein sequence MLSDKTIEIVKSTVPLLAQAGTVVTDHFYKRLFSHNPELKNIFNMANQDTGRQQFALFNALAAYAQNIDNLAVLKEALTRINHKHTSLNILPEHYPIVGAHLIGTLKELLPEQFTPDVEYAWREAYGVLADICITEEAALYEHSKNKHGGWAGTRQFEITNKQAESELVTSFTLTPVDGEAVITHKPGQYLGIKVKPEGAEYEEIRQYSISQKSNAKNYRISVKKELQPKPGMVSNHLHSLEQGTIVELYPPAGDFFLRNNTNPAVLISAGVGQTPMLAMLETLLSDNSNQEIMYLHACENTQQHSFSKYLNELNAVYNRLQTMTWFNQATEGADFTGLMNLNAVQAQLPLSNGDFYLCGPAGFMAFIKNQLLELGVKNEQIHYEVFGPHQDL encoded by the coding sequence ATGTTATCTGATAAAACCATTGAGATTGTAAAAAGCACAGTTCCGTTATTAGCGCAGGCGGGTACGGTTGTTACCGATCATTTTTATAAGCGTTTATTTAGCCATAATCCTGAGCTTAAAAATATTTTTAATATGGCGAATCAAGATACAGGTCGTCAGCAATTTGCACTTTTTAATGCATTGGCTGCGTATGCACAAAATATTGATAATTTAGCCGTATTAAAAGAAGCGCTAACACGTATTAATCATAAGCATACAAGCTTGAATATTTTACCTGAGCATTACCCTATTGTAGGTGCACACTTAATTGGTACGCTTAAAGAGCTTCTTCCTGAGCAATTTACTCCCGATGTTGAATACGCTTGGCGCGAAGCTTACGGCGTACTTGCTGATATTTGTATAACCGAAGAAGCTGCTTTGTATGAGCACAGTAAAAATAAACACGGTGGTTGGGCGGGAACTCGCCAATTTGAAATAACCAACAAACAGGCTGAATCAGAACTAGTAACGAGTTTTACACTTACGCCAGTTGATGGCGAAGCTGTTATTACACATAAACCAGGGCAGTATTTAGGTATTAAAGTTAAGCCAGAGGGCGCTGAATATGAAGAAATTCGCCAGTATTCTATTTCACAAAAAAGTAACGCTAAAAACTACCGTATTAGTGTTAAAAAAGAGCTACAGCCAAAGCCTGGCATGGTGTCTAATCATTTACACTCATTAGAGCAAGGCACTATTGTTGAGTTATACCCGCCGGCAGGAGACTTCTTTTTACGCAATAACACAAACCCAGCTGTACTCATTTCAGCAGGTGTTGGGCAAACGCCAATGCTGGCTATGCTTGAAACGTTATTAAGTGACAACTCTAATCAAGAGATTATGTATTTACATGCCTGCGAAAATACTCAGCAGCATTCGTTTTCAAAATATTTAAATGAGTTAAATGCAGTTTATAACCGTTTACAAACAATGACGTGGTTTAACCAAGCGACAGAGGGCGCTGACTTTACTGGGTTAATGAACCTAAACGCAGTACAAGCACAGCTACCATTGAGTAATGGTGACTTTTACTTATGTGGTCCTGCCGGTTTTATGGCATTTATAAAAAACCAGTTACTTGAATTAGGTGTTAAAAACGAGCAGATTCATTATGAAGTGTTTGGTCCGCATCAAGACTTGTAA
- a CDS encoding membrane protein: MNKKIFKYARKLHKWLGYLLTLQILAWLLGGLVMSAIPLDKVHGEHLATRTLNNPFTQADYVASLNDIASQVVNPAQIIFENFLTTPIITVINKDEQQSFNGITGRPFEPPTKIQITANAKAHLLIDAQVTSAVLLKQGMREVGYKTNVWQVQFDDTFNTTLYLSENNGRVVTVRSTLWRIFDFFWMLHIMDYDEREDFNNPLLISFAATSVLFCLSGILLLMQNIRLKRFIRIKSKNKSK; encoded by the coding sequence ATGAATAAAAAAATATTTAAGTATGCTCGCAAGTTACATAAATGGCTCGGTTATTTGCTCACATTACAAATTTTAGCTTGGCTATTAGGCGGTTTAGTCATGAGCGCTATTCCTCTTGATAAAGTTCATGGGGAGCATCTTGCAACACGTACTCTTAATAACCCATTTACGCAGGCTGATTATGTTGCCTCCCTTAACGATATTGCATCTCAGGTGGTTAATCCAGCACAAATAATTTTTGAGAACTTTTTAACCACACCTATAATTACAGTAATAAATAAAGATGAACAGCAAAGCTTTAACGGTATAACAGGCCGGCCTTTTGAGCCGCCAACTAAAATACAAATTACCGCAAATGCTAAAGCACACTTACTTATTGATGCTCAAGTGACAAGCGCTGTACTGCTAAAGCAAGGTATGCGAGAAGTTGGATATAAAACCAATGTTTGGCAGGTACAATTTGACGACACATTTAACACAACACTGTATTTGTCAGAAAATAACGGCAGAGTTGTCACCGTTCGCAGCACACTATGGCGAATTTTCGACTTTTTTTGGATGTTACATATTATGGATTACGATGAGCGAGAGGATTTTAATAATCCGCTGCTTATTAGTTTTGCAGCAACCAGCGTACTTTTTTGCCTAAGTGGAATATTACTACTTATGCAAAACATACGACTAAAACGATTTATCCGAATTAAAAGTAAGAATAAATCAAAGTAG
- a CDS encoding endonuclease, which translates to MTRFILALLACCVCVSVSAEQFTRFSTAKRHLIKTLPDNAKSIYCGCDIKKEGKKLIPDPSNCGYIPRNTLTRSGKVNVRALRIEWEHIVPAWEFGHQLQCWQDGGRKNCRKVSAKFRKMEADINNLAPAIGEINADRSNYRFGMLSENATQYGRCEVKVNFKQRVVEPPVYARKRIADTYAYMQKTYGLKISDKQQKLFNAWKKQAFADTSSASKL; encoded by the coding sequence ATGACTCGATTTATTCTGGCCTTACTGGCTTGTTGTGTGTGCGTTTCGGTATCAGCCGAACAATTTACCCGTTTTTCAACGGCTAAAAGACATTTAATTAAAACCCTCCCTGACAACGCCAAAAGTATTTACTGCGGTTGTGATATTAAAAAAGAAGGCAAAAAACTCATTCCTGATCCTTCTAACTGTGGTTACATTCCTCGAAATACACTTACCCGCTCAGGCAAAGTAAATGTGCGAGCACTACGCATTGAGTGGGAACATATTGTTCCGGCGTGGGAATTTGGTCATCAGCTACAATGTTGGCAAGATGGCGGACGTAAAAACTGCCGTAAAGTAAGTGCTAAATTTAGAAAAATGGAAGCTGATATAAATAACTTAGCGCCAGCTATTGGCGAAATTAATGCCGATCGCTCTAATTATCGTTTTGGCATGCTTAGCGAAAACGCCACACAGTATGGTCGTTGCGAAGTAAAAGTAAACTTTAAGCAACGTGTAGTTGAACCGCCTGTCTATGCACGTAAACGTATAGCCGACACTTACGCTTACATGCAAAAAACATACGGTTTAAAAATCTCTGATAAACAGCAAAAGTTATTTAATGCGTGGAAAAAGCAAGCATTTGCAGATACAAGTAGTGCGAGCAAGCTCTAA
- a CDS encoding chaperone modulator CbpM, protein MQIIVTQKDDLLTSKELCLSSDISEAILYELVEHNIAVPIEGKHVTQWQFTVSAVTLVKKAARIQHDFSLDWSAIALVLQLLDERDELIFENEMLKRHLSRFKHLE, encoded by the coding sequence ATGCAAATTATCGTGACACAAAAAGATGATTTACTTACTAGCAAAGAGCTATGTTTGAGTAGTGATATTAGCGAAGCAATTTTATATGAGCTAGTTGAGCACAATATTGCGGTTCCAATTGAGGGGAAGCATGTTACGCAGTGGCAATTTACGGTATCTGCAGTGACCTTAGTTAAAAAAGCGGCCCGTATTCAACATGACTTTTCGTTAGATTGGTCGGCAATAGCTTTAGTTTTACAATTGCTGGATGAGCGTGATGAGTTGATTTTCGAAAACGAAATGTTAAAGCGACATTTGAGTCGATTTAAACACTTGGAATAA